The Streptomyces kanamyceticus genome window below encodes:
- the rpe gene encoding ribulose-phosphate 3-epimerase: MAVQINPSILSADFARLAEEAKAVEGADWLHVDVMDNHFVPNLTLGVPIVESLARATDTPLDCHLMIEDPDRWAPQYVEAGAGSVTFHAEAAAAPVRLAREIRAKGARASMALKPATPIEPFEDLLPELDMLLIMTVEPGFGGQSFLDIMLPKIRRTRELIGKHGLELWLQVDGGVSASTIERCAEAGADVFVAGSAVYGAEDPAEAVRSLRTQAQAKTASSAWACGH; the protein is encoded by the coding sequence ATGGCCGTGCAGATCAACCCCAGCATCCTGTCCGCGGACTTCGCCCGCCTTGCCGAGGAGGCAAAGGCCGTCGAAGGCGCCGACTGGCTCCATGTCGACGTGATGGACAACCACTTCGTCCCGAACCTCACGCTCGGGGTGCCGATCGTAGAGTCGTTGGCCCGCGCGACGGACACGCCGCTGGACTGCCACCTGATGATCGAGGACCCCGATCGCTGGGCACCGCAGTACGTCGAAGCGGGCGCGGGCTCCGTCACCTTCCACGCGGAGGCGGCGGCCGCCCCCGTCCGGCTCGCTCGCGAGATCCGCGCCAAGGGCGCCCGCGCCTCCATGGCGCTGAAGCCCGCGACGCCCATCGAGCCGTTCGAGGACCTGCTCCCCGAGCTCGACATGCTGTTGATCATGACGGTCGAGCCGGGCTTCGGCGGGCAGTCGTTCCTGGACATCATGCTGCCCAAGATCCGCCGCACCCGTGAGTTGATCGGCAAGCACGGCCTGGAGCTCTGGCTGCAGGTCGACGGGGGCGTCTCGGCCAGCACCATCGAGCGCTGCGCCGAGGCGGGCGCCGACGTGTTCGTCGCGGGCTCCGCCGTCTATGGCGCCGAGGATCCCGCGGAGGCGGTACGTTCATTGCGCACCCAAGCCCAGGCAAAGACGGCGTCAAGCGCCTGGGCATGCGGCCACTGA
- a CDS encoding sugar-binding transcriptional regulator, translated as MNSSEESAVSAMSAGRSAMRMGPAELVQAAAMARRFYLEGKSKIQIAEEFGVSRFKVARVLETALERDLVRIEIRVPAELDAERSDALRARYGLRHAVVVESPAEDADESPDPENLGEVAAGLLGELVNEGDVLGLAWGRSTIHMAAALDVLPPCTVVQLTGVYDAGTAERGSVEAVRRAAQVSGGEAHPIYAPMLLPDPATAAALRDQTGIARAFEYFDKVTVAAVSIGSWEPGISTVHDMLSDEERAHYASLGVAAEMSAHLFDAEGRRVGRDLGERCITVEADRLRRIPEVVAIAGGQRKAAAIDAVLRSGLVTSLVTDTAAADQLLVAGSPPRPALNRADPDGS; from the coding sequence GTGAACAGCAGTGAGGAGAGCGCCGTGTCGGCCATGTCGGCGGGTCGGTCAGCCATGCGGATGGGACCCGCGGAGCTGGTGCAGGCGGCGGCCATGGCCCGCCGCTTCTACCTCGAGGGCAAGTCCAAGATCCAGATCGCCGAGGAGTTCGGCGTCAGCCGCTTCAAGGTGGCCAGGGTCCTGGAGACCGCTCTCGAGCGGGATCTCGTGCGCATCGAGATCCGGGTCCCGGCCGAGCTGGACGCGGAGCGCTCGGACGCGCTGCGGGCCCGCTACGGCCTGCGGCACGCGGTCGTGGTGGAGTCCCCCGCGGAGGACGCCGACGAGTCGCCCGACCCGGAGAACCTCGGCGAGGTCGCCGCGGGGCTGCTCGGCGAGCTGGTGAACGAGGGCGATGTGCTCGGCCTCGCCTGGGGGCGCTCGACGATCCACATGGCGGCGGCGCTCGACGTGCTGCCGCCGTGCACGGTCGTGCAGCTGACCGGCGTGTACGACGCGGGCACGGCGGAGCGCGGCTCCGTCGAGGCGGTACGGCGTGCCGCGCAGGTCTCCGGCGGTGAGGCGCACCCGATCTACGCGCCGATGCTGCTGCCGGACCCGGCCACGGCCGCGGCGCTGCGCGACCAGACCGGGATCGCGCGGGCCTTCGAGTACTTCGACAAGGTCACCGTCGCCGCGGTCTCCATCGGCTCCTGGGAGCCGGGCATCTCCACGGTCCACGACATGCTCAGCGACGAGGAGCGTGCGCATTACGCCTCGCTGGGAGTCGCCGCCGAGATGTCCGCGCACCTCTTCGACGCCGAGGGGCGTCGGGTGGGGCGGGATCTCGGGGAGCGGTGCATCACTGTCGAAGCGGACCGGCTTCGACGGATTCCCGAGGTCGTCGCCATCGCCGGGGGGCAGCGGAAGGCTGCCGCGATCGACGCGGTGCTGAGGTCTGGGCTTGTCACCAGCCTTGTCACTGACACCGCGGCCGCGGATCAGTTGCTTGTGGCTGGGAGTCCGCCTCGGCCCGCGCTCAATCGGGCCGACCCGGACGGTAGCTGA
- a CDS encoding MMPL family transporter, with the protein MAEVQRETRRGIAWLVCGRRAKWLVVLFWLLVIVVAAPLAQKLTDAQENDAESWLPGSAESTQVLDVSAEFRPETIPAVIVYAREDGLTARDRARISEDVRQAKVLRAHGIRGAETRGPVYDKKAGARAAQVYVPITMDAEGWERIGPAVDSIRARVGHGADGLSVHITGPGGTAADSAEAFKGIDSTLLFSAAGIVVVILLLTYRSPTLLIAPLIAVITALFTAQALIYLLATHADLTVNGQSAGILTVLVFGAGTDYALLLVARYREELRRHEDRHEAMALALHRAGPAVLASGATVVLSMLVLLAAEMNSTRGLGPVAAIGVAVGLLAMLSLFPALLVIFGRWLFWPLVPHLGSPEPTERGLWARTGQRIARRPRLTWGVTAAALALLSLGLLQLRAEGLSNADAFTDKPDSITGQEIQAEYFPAGSGDPLVIVANKARDDEVARAVSHTRGVVAKSVGRPPGTKDTYDDQVLLEATATDPSDSAAAKDTVDRVRDAVHAVPGADAKVGGGTAALLDMDRATAHDNKLVIPLVLVVVLLTLGVLLRAVVAPLLLIATVVLSFASALGLSALAFRHLFDYAAETTDFPLFVFVFLVALGIDYNIFLSTRIREEAGRQGTRAGVLTGLAATGAVITSAGLVLAGTFAALGTLPLVAFSEIGFAVALGVLLDTLVVRSVLVTSLFLDVGPKVWWPHALSRRPEPHAAPATASGAPATRPSDTA; encoded by the coding sequence ATGGCGGAGGTACAGCGGGAGACTCGGCGCGGCATCGCGTGGCTGGTGTGCGGGCGGCGCGCCAAGTGGCTGGTGGTGCTCTTCTGGCTGCTGGTGATCGTCGTCGCGGCGCCACTGGCCCAGAAGCTCACCGACGCCCAGGAGAACGACGCGGAGTCCTGGCTGCCCGGCTCCGCCGAATCCACCCAAGTCCTGGACGTCTCGGCCGAGTTCAGGCCGGAGACGATCCCGGCCGTCATCGTGTACGCCCGCGAAGACGGCCTCACCGCGCGGGACCGGGCACGGATCTCCGAGGACGTACGTCAGGCGAAGGTTCTGCGCGCCCACGGCATCCGCGGCGCGGAGACCCGCGGCCCCGTCTACGACAAGAAGGCGGGCGCGCGGGCCGCCCAGGTCTACGTACCGATCACGATGGACGCGGAGGGCTGGGAGCGGATCGGACCCGCCGTCGACTCCATCAGGGCGCGGGTGGGTCACGGCGCGGACGGCCTGAGCGTGCACATCACCGGGCCTGGTGGCACGGCCGCGGACTCCGCCGAGGCGTTCAAGGGCATCGACTCGACGCTGCTGTTCTCGGCGGCGGGCATCGTCGTGGTGATCCTGCTGCTCACCTACCGCAGCCCCACGCTGCTGATCGCCCCGCTCATCGCGGTGATCACCGCGCTGTTCACCGCGCAGGCCCTCATCTACCTGCTCGCCACCCACGCGGACCTCACGGTCAACGGCCAGAGCGCGGGCATCTTGACGGTGCTCGTCTTCGGCGCGGGGACGGACTACGCCCTGCTCCTTGTCGCTCGCTATCGCGAAGAACTGCGCCGCCACGAGGACCGCCACGAGGCGATGGCGCTCGCCCTGCACCGGGCGGGACCCGCGGTGCTCGCCTCGGGCGCGACGGTCGTCCTGAGCATGCTGGTGCTGCTCGCCGCCGAGATGAACTCCACCCGCGGCCTCGGCCCGGTCGCCGCGATCGGCGTCGCCGTCGGGCTCCTCGCGATGCTGTCGCTCTTCCCCGCCCTCCTGGTGATCTTCGGCCGGTGGCTCTTCTGGCCGCTGGTCCCGCACCTGGGCTCCCCCGAGCCGACCGAGCGCGGCCTGTGGGCCCGCACCGGGCAGCGCATCGCCCGCCGCCCCCGGCTGACCTGGGGCGTCACCGCCGCGGCCCTCGCCCTGCTCTCGCTCGGCCTGCTCCAACTGCGGGCCGAGGGACTGAGCAACGCCGACGCGTTCACCGACAAGCCGGACTCGATCACGGGTCAGGAGATCCAGGCCGAGTACTTCCCCGCGGGCTCCGGCGACCCGCTGGTGATCGTCGCGAACAAGGCGCGGGACGACGAGGTCGCGCGGGCCGTGTCGCACACCAGGGGCGTGGTGGCGAAGAGCGTCGGGCGCCCGCCCGGCACGAAGGACACGTACGACGACCAGGTGCTTCTCGAGGCGACGGCGACCGATCCGTCCGACAGCGCGGCCGCCAAGGACACCGTGGACCGGGTGCGCGACGCCGTGCACGCGGTGCCCGGCGCGGACGCGAAGGTGGGCGGCGGCACGGCGGCCCTGCTCGACATGGACCGCGCCACGGCCCACGACAACAAGCTGGTGATCCCGCTGGTCCTGGTCGTGGTCCTGCTGACCCTCGGCGTCCTGCTGCGCGCGGTCGTCGCGCCGCTGCTCCTGATCGCGACGGTGGTCCTGTCCTTCGCCTCCGCGCTCGGCCTGAGCGCGCTCGCCTTCCGCCACCTCTTCGACTACGCGGCCGAGACCACGGACTTCCCGCTCTTCGTCTTCGTGTTCCTGGTGGCGCTCGGCATCGACTACAACATCTTCCTGTCCACGCGCATCCGCGAGGAGGCGGGCCGACAGGGCACCCGCGCGGGCGTCCTGACGGGTCTCGCCGCGACCGGCGCGGTGATCACCTCGGCCGGTCTCGTCCTCGCGGGCACCTTCGCCGCCCTCGGCACGCTCCCGCTGGTGGCCTTCTCCGAGATCGGCTTCGCGGTCGCGCTCGGCGTGCTCCTGGACACCTTGGTCGTACGGTCAGTCCTGGTCACGTCGCTCTTCCTGGACGTGGGACCGAAGGTGTGGTGGCCGCACGCCCTGTCCCGGCGGCCCGAGCCGCACGCCGCCCCTGCCACCGCGTCCGGCGCCCCCGCTACACGGCCGTCAGATACCGCGTGA
- a CDS encoding barstar family protein: protein MTEQTPDPLAPVLDAARGAGWTTAALSLAGVTDKTAFMERCARGLGLPDWFGHNWDALADCLTDLSWAPRARGRLLVVSGWQEYAAAAPGEWEIAQEVFSSAVEHWRGAQTGLEIVLALGPVASTAAPVTPVTPVTPAATERGEE from the coding sequence ATGACCGAGCAGACGCCCGATCCGCTCGCGCCCGTGCTCGACGCCGCGCGCGGCGCGGGATGGACCACCGCGGCGCTGTCCCTGGCTGGGGTGACGGACAAGACCGCCTTCATGGAGCGGTGTGCCCGGGGACTTGGCCTGCCCGACTGGTTCGGGCACAACTGGGACGCCCTCGCCGACTGCCTCACCGACCTGTCGTGGGCGCCACGCGCGCGTGGGCGGCTCCTCGTCGTCTCCGGGTGGCAGGAGTACGCGGCGGCCGCGCCGGGGGAGTGGGAGATCGCCCAGGAGGTGTTCTCCTCGGCGGTCGAGCACTGGCGGGGCGCTCAGACCGGTCTGGAGATCGTTCTCGCGCTCGGTCCCGTCGCATCGACCGCCGCCCCGGTCACCCCGGTCACCCCGGTCACCCCGGCCGCCACGGAGCGTGGCGAGGAGTGA
- a CDS encoding MSMEG_1061 family FMN-dependent PPOX-type flavoprotein, protein MTHAAIRPRRLSPAEVREKLGPPDAWIEEKILDRIDVNFRRFIAHSPFLSLATADAAGRADCSPRGDYPGFVKVLDEHTLAMPDRPGNKIADSFRNLAENDGVGLCFFVPGVREVLRVNGSAYPTDDPDVLARMHIEGKEAVLAIVIEVEQAYFHCGRALVRSRLWDPASQALADELPSAGELVAEQMGLDIDPKVLDESLEDAYHSLY, encoded by the coding sequence GTGACGCATGCCGCCATCCGCCCCCGACGGCTTTCCCCGGCCGAGGTCCGCGAGAAGCTCGGACCGCCGGACGCCTGGATCGAGGAGAAGATCCTCGACCGCATCGACGTGAACTTCCGCCGCTTCATCGCGCACTCCCCCTTCCTCTCCCTGGCGACGGCCGACGCGGCGGGGCGCGCCGACTGCTCGCCGCGCGGCGACTACCCGGGCTTCGTGAAGGTGCTCGACGAGCACACCCTGGCGATGCCCGACCGGCCGGGCAACAAGATCGCCGACTCCTTCCGCAACCTGGCGGAGAACGACGGGGTCGGACTCTGCTTCTTCGTCCCCGGCGTACGCGAGGTCCTCCGGGTCAACGGCAGCGCCTACCCCACCGACGATCCTGACGTGCTCGCCCGGATGCACATCGAGGGCAAGGAGGCCGTCCTCGCGATCGTCATCGAGGTGGAGCAGGCCTACTTCCACTGCGGCCGCGCGCTGGTCCGCTCCCGGCTGTGGGACCCGGCCAGCCAGGCACTGGCCGACGAGCTGCCCTCGGCGGGCGAACTCGTCGCCGAGCAGATGGGCCTGGACATCGACCCCAAGGTCCTCGACGAAAGCCTCGAAGACGCCTACCACTCGCTCTACTGA
- a CDS encoding TetR/AcrR family transcriptional regulator produces MADRNALRARKQPRQARAELTRQRILAAAAHVFAEHGYAAGTTNRIAEQARISIGSLYQYYPNKDAILLELVTRHLEAGAVLLNEHQDGEQPESIEAIMRGVVRAVIGNHLDDPKLLQVMMERTPHAPELMERITRYQRERVAYTRDLLARHSEVRVTDVDVAAELVVVTVETVVHQLVAAPCSVDAGRLEDELVAMVTRYLTAV; encoded by the coding sequence GTGGCGGACCGGAACGCGCTTCGAGCACGTAAACAGCCGCGTCAGGCGCGGGCCGAGCTCACCCGGCAGCGCATCCTCGCCGCGGCTGCTCACGTTTTCGCCGAACACGGGTACGCGGCGGGGACCACGAACCGGATCGCGGAGCAGGCGCGGATCTCGATCGGTTCGCTGTATCAGTACTACCCGAACAAGGATGCGATCCTGCTGGAGCTGGTGACCCGCCACCTCGAAGCGGGGGCGGTCTTGCTCAACGAGCACCAGGACGGCGAGCAGCCCGAGTCCATCGAGGCGATCATGCGTGGTGTCGTGCGGGCCGTGATCGGCAACCACCTCGACGACCCGAAGCTGTTGCAGGTCATGATGGAGCGGACGCCGCACGCCCCCGAGCTCATGGAGCGGATCACCCGCTATCAGCGCGAGCGGGTGGCCTACACGCGGGATCTGCTCGCGCGCCACTCCGAGGTCCGCGTCACCGATGTCGACGTCGCGGCCGAGCTCGTCGTGGTCACGGTCGAGACGGTCGTGCACCAGCTCGTCGCCGCGCCGTGTTCCGTCGACGCCGGGCGGCTCGAGGACGAGCTCGTCGCCATGGTCACGCGGTATCTGACGGCCGTGTAG
- a CDS encoding ribonuclease domain-containing protein, with amino-acid sequence MIARFFPRALGALLICFAVLVTGCSSGGEAGTSASASAPAWARGMATVEAGRLPDEARRTLRRIDDGGPYPYAKDGTVFSNFERELPQRKRGYYHEYTVRTPGERDRGARRIVTGEGGEIYYTDDHYASFKAVLRQ; translated from the coding sequence ATGATCGCCCGGTTCTTCCCCCGCGCCTTGGGGGCGCTGCTTATCTGCTTCGCCGTGTTGGTGACCGGGTGCTCATCGGGCGGCGAGGCAGGCACGTCAGCCTCCGCCTCCGCGCCCGCCTGGGCCCGCGGCATGGCGACCGTGGAGGCCGGGCGGTTGCCCGACGAGGCGCGGCGGACGTTGCGGCGCATCGATGACGGTGGACCCTATCCGTATGCCAAGGACGGCACCGTCTTCAGCAACTTCGAGCGGGAATTGCCGCAGCGCAAGCGCGGCTACTACCACGAGTACACCGTTCGTACGCCGGGTGAGCGCGACCGCGGGGCCCGGCGGATCGTCACCGGGGAAGGTGGCGAGATCTACTACACCGATGACCACTACGCGTCCTTCAAGGCGGTGCTGAGGCAATGA